A portion of the Sphaeramia orbicularis unplaced genomic scaffold, fSphaOr1.1, whole genome shotgun sequence genome contains these proteins:
- the LOC115416462 gene encoding RNA-binding protein 25-like, with product RLDEDRRKTGRRLEKDWTKTGERQDEDWRKTGRRLEKDRAKTGERQEKDWTKTGERQGEDWRKTGRRLEKDRAKTGERQDEDRRKTGRRLEKDRAKTGRRWDEGRAKTGERQDEDWRKTGRRLEKDRAKTGERQDEDWRKTGRRQEKDRTKTGERLDEDWRKTGRRLEKDRTKTGERLDEDWRKTGRRLEKDWTKTGERQGEDWRKTAKTREKQDEDWRKTGRRLEKDRAKTREKQDEDWRKTGRRLEKDRAKTGERRTKTGEEGRRLEKNRTKTGERQDEDWRKTARRLEKEGRRLEKDRGKTREKQDEDWRKKDEDWRKKDEDWRKKDED from the coding sequence AGACTGGACGAAGACAGGAGAAAGACAGGACGAAGACTGGAGAAAGACTGGACGAAGACTGGAGAAAGACAGGACGAAGACTGGAGAAAGACTGGACGAAGACTGGAGAAAGACAGGGCAAAGACTGGAGAAAGACAGGAGAAAGACTGGACAAAGACTGGAGAAAGACAGGGCGAAGACTGGAGAAAGACTGGACGAAGACTGGAGAAAGACAGGGCGAAGACTGGAGAAAGACAGGACGAAGACAGGAGAAAGACAGGACGAAGACTGGAGAAAGACAGGGCGAAGACAGGACGAAGATGGGACGAAGGCAGGGCGAAGACTGGAGAAAGACAGGACGAAGACTGGAGAAAGACTGGACGAAGACTGGAGAAAGACAGGGCGAAGACTGGAGAAAGACAGGACGAAGACTGGAGAAAGACTGGACGAAGACAGGAGAAAGACAGGACGAAGACTGGAGAAAGACTGGACGAAGACTGGAGAAAGACAGGGCGAAGACTGGAGAAAGACAGGACGAAGACTGGAGAAAGACTGGACGAAGACTGGAGAAAGACAGGACGAAGACTGGAGAAAGACTGGACGAAGACTGGAGAAAGACAGGGCGAAGACTGGAGAAAGACGGCGAAGACTAGAGAAAAACAGGACGAAGACTGGAGAAAGACAGGACGAAGACTGGAGAAAGACAGGGCGAAGACTAGAGAAAAACAGGACGAAGACTGGAGAAAGACAGGACGAAGACTGGAGAAAGACAGGGCGAAGACTGGAGAAAGAAGGACGAAGACTGGAGAAGAAGGACGAAGACTAGAGAAAAACAGGACGAAGACTGGAGAAAGACAGGACGAAGACTGGAGAAAGACAGCACGAAGACTGGAGAAAGAAGGACGAAGATTGGAGAAAGACAGGGGGAAGACTAGAGAAAAACAGGACGAAGACTGGAGAAAGAAGGACGAAGACTGGAGAAAGAAGGACGAAGACTGGAGAAAGAAGGACGAAGACTAG